In the genome of Sebastes umbrosus isolate fSebUmb1 chromosome 14, fSebUmb1.pri, whole genome shotgun sequence, one region contains:
- the LOC119502341 gene encoding NLR family CARD domain-containing protein 3-like isoform X2, with product MDLCEEKEDDVQPSKVSLSVEHGSQTKAKSPVQQERPDSPVPSGVSMKSDHSIAEPLTFRDRNPSTEQRVQQERPDSPVPSGVSMKSDHSIAEPLTFRDGNHSTEQRVHQERSEVTISHSDHEHNEADLASIFMLLEENIITFVKTELKKFQGVLSPDYRECSERQRKDEEVVDGKEEEQRKSSRWALLKITLHFLRRMKQDELADSLQSRTVSEVSQKLKSNLKEKFQCLFEGIAKAGNPTLLNDIYTELYITEGGSGEVNDEHEIRQIETAFRKPSGPETMIKCKDIFQPLPGRDPQPIRTVLTKGVAGIGKTVLTHKFTLDWAEDKANQDIQFTFPFTFRELNVLKEKKYSLVELVHHFFTETKEAGICRFEEFQVVFIFDGLDECRLPLDFHNNEILTDVTESTSVDVLLTNLIRGKLLPSARLWITTRPAAANQIPPECVDMVTEVRGFTNPQKEEYFRKRFREEEQAGRIISHIKTSQSLHIMCHIPVFCWISASVLDHVLRAGENRELPKTLTEMYIHFLVVQSKVGNVKYRGGAETDPLWKTETSKIIMSLGKLAFEQLQKGNLIFYESDLTECGIDIRAASVYSGVFTQIFKEERGLYQDKVFSFVHLSIQEFLAALYVFVTFINTGVNLLSEQQSASCWSPLWDKSKVNPLYQSAVDKTIQSPNGHLDLFLRFLLGFSLEANQTLLQKLMTPSRGSLQNYQETVKYIKKKIRRNPCPERCINLFHCLNELNDHSLVGEIQQYLSSGSLSTDKLSPAQWSALVFILLSSEKDLDVFDLRKYSASEEGLLRLLPVVKSSRISCLRDCKLSERSCEALAHVLESKSSHLKELDLSNNDLQDSGVKLLSVGLRSPHCRLETLRLRGCNLSEKSSEALASISSQSSSLRELDLSNNDLQDSGVKLLSAGLASPQCRLKTLWLSGCQVTEEGCASLASALSINPSHLRELDLSYNHPGDSGVRLLSVGLEDPHWRLDTLLVDHGGRHRVKPLMYACELTLDPNTVNRRLSLSEDNRKVTEVKEAQPYLDHPERFHHWKQVLCRDGLTRRSYWEVEWKGWVNIGVAYKGIKRKGERDECCLGENDKSWGLFCSVTGYSVCHNKRTTDIRGIHSSCDAGRVGVYVDWAAGVLSFYRVSSDTLTHLHTFNTTFTDPLYPVLRFKLSSGSGSSVSLCKFEEEEPAPV from the exons ATGGATCTGTGTGAGGAGAAAGAGGACGATGTCCAACCTtctaaagtctctctctctgtggaacATGGCAGCCAGACCAAAGCCAAGAG CCCAGTCCAGCAGGAGAGACCAGACTCCCCTGTACCCAGCGGGGTGTCTATGAAGAGCGACCACTCCATTGCCGAACCCTTAACCTTTAGAGACAGAAATCCCTCTACAGAGCAGAG AGTCCAGCAGGAGAGACCAGACTCCCCTGTACCCAGTGGGGTGTCTATGAAGAGCGACCACTCCATTGCCGAACCCTTAACCTTTAGAGATGGAAATCACTCTACAGAGCAGAG AGTCCACCAGGAGAGGTCCGAGGTTACCATCAGTCACTCTGACCATGAGCACAATGAAGCAGATCTGGCCTCCATATTTATG CTTCTGGAGGAAAACATCATCACTTTTGTGAAGACTGAGCTGAAGAAGTTCCAGGGAGTTCTTAGTCCAGATTACCGAGAGTGctcagagaggcagaggaaggaTGAGGAGGTGGTGGATGGTAAAGAGGAAGAACAGAGGAAGAGCAGCCGATGGGCCCTTCTGAAGATCACACTGCACTTCTTGAGGAGAATGAAGCAGGACGAGCTGGCTGACTCTCTGCAGAGCA GAACTGTTAGTGAAGTGTCGCAAAAACTCAAAAGTAACCTGAAAGAGAAGttccagtgtttgtttgaggGAATCGCTAAAGCAGGAAACCCCACACTCCTGAATGACATCTACAcagagctctacatcacagagggaggaagtggagaggtCAATGACGAACATGAGATCAGACAGATTGAAACAGCATTCAGGAAACCATCAGGACCAGAAACTATGATCAAATGTAAAGACATCTTCCAACCATTACCTGGCAGAGATCctcaaccaatcagaacagtgcTGACAAAGGGAGTGGCTGGCATCGGGAAAACAGTCCTAACACataagttcactctggactgggctgaAGACAAAGCCAACCAGGACATTCAGTTCACATTCCCATTCACTTTCAGAGAGCTGAATGTGCTGAAAGAGAAGAAGTACAGTTTGGTGGAACTTGTTCATCACTTCTTTACTGAAACCAAAGAAGCAGGAATCTGCAGGTTTGAAGAGTTCCAGGttgtgttcatctttgacggtcTGGATGAATGTCGACTTCCTCTGGACTTCCACAACAACGAGATCCTGACTGATGTAACAGAGTCCACCTCAGTGGATGTGCTGCTGACAAACCTCATCAGGGGGAAACTGCTTCCCTCTGCTCGCCTCTGGATAACCAcacgacctgcagcagccaatcagatccctcctgagtgtgttgacatggtgacagaggtcagagggttcACCAACccacagaaggaggagtacttcaggaagagattcagagaggaggagcaggccGGCAGAATCATCTCCCACATCAAGACATCACaaagcctccacatcatgtgccaCATCccggtcttctgctggatcTCTGCTTCAGTTCTAGACCATGTGTTGAGAGCAGGTGAGAATAGGGAGTtacccaagaccctgactgagatGTACATCCACTTCCTGGTAGTTCAGTCCAAAGTAGGGAATGTCAAGTATCGTGGAGGAGCTGAGACAGATCCACTCTGGAAGACCGAGACCAGCAAGATCATCATGTCTCTGGGAAAACTGGCTTTTGAGCAGCTGCAGAAAGGCAACCTGATCTTCTATGAGTCCGACCTGACAGAGTGTGGAATCGATATCAGAGCAGCCTCAGTCTACTCAGGAGTGTTCACACAGATctttaaagaggagagaggactgtACCAGGACAAGGTGTTCTCCTTTGTCCATCTCAGTATTCAGGAGTTTCTAGCTGCTCTGTATGTCTTTGTGACATTCATCAACACTGGTGTCAACCTGCTGTCAGAACAGCAATCAGCATCCTGCTGGTCTCCATTGTGGGACAAATCAAAGGTAAATCCGCTCTACCAAAGTGCTGTAGACAAGACCATACAGAGTCCAAATGGACATCTGGACTTGTTTCTTCGCTTCCTCCTGGGTTTCTCACTGGAGGCCAACCAGACCCTTTTGCAAAAACTGATGACACCCTCAAGAGGCAGTTTACAGAACTATCAGGAAACAGTCAAATACATCAAGAAGAAGATCAGGAGGAATCCATGTCCAGAGAGGTGCATCAACTTGTTCCACTGTCTGAATGAGCTCAATGACCATTCTCTAGTGGGGGAGATACAGCAGTACCTGAGTTCAGGAAGTCTCTCCACAGACAAACTCTCTCCGGCTCAGTGGTCAGCTCTGGTCTTCATCTTACTGTCATCAGAAAAAGACCTGGACGTGTTTGACTTGAGGAAGTACTCTGCTTCAGAGGAAGGTCTCCTGAGGCTGTTGCCCGTGGTCAAATCTTCGAGAATATCCTG CCTGAGAGACTGTAAGCTGTCAGAGAGAAGCTGTGAAGCTCTGGCCCATGTTCTTGAATCCAAGTCCTCCCATCTGaaagagctggacctgagtaacaatgacctgcaggattcaggagtgaagctgctgtctgttgGACTGcggagtccacactgtagactagAAACTCTACG GTTGAGAGGCTGTAACTTGTCAGAGAAAAGCTCTGAAGCTCTGGCCTCAATCAGCTCGCAGTCTTCcagtctgagagagctggacctgagtaacaacgacctgcaggattcaggagtgaagctgctgtctgctgggcTGGCGAGTCCTCAATGTAGACTGAAAACTCTATG GTTGTCAGGCTGTCAGGTCACAGAAGAAGGCTGTGcctctctggcctcagctctgagcatcaacccctcccatctgagagagctggacctgagctaCAATCATCCAGGAGACTCAGGGGTCAGGCTGCTCTCTGTTGGACTGGAGGATCCACACTGGAGACTGGACACTCTCCT TGTTGACCATGGTGGAAGGCATCGCGTGAAACCCCTCATGT ATGCCTGTGAACTCACGCTGGACCCAAACACAGTGAACAGGAGGCTCTCTTTGTCTGAGGACAACAGAAAGGTGACTGAGGTGAAAGAGGCTCAGCCTTACCTCGATCATCCAGAGAGGTTTCACCACTGGAAGCAGGTTCTGTGTAGAGATGGTCTGACTAGGCGCtcttactgggaggtggagtggaaAGGATGGGTTAATATAGGAGTGGCATACAAAGGAATCAAAAGGAAAGGAGAACGTGATGAGTGTTGTCTTGGCGAGAACGACAAGTCTTGGGGTCTCTTCTGTTCTGTTACCGGTTACTCCGTCTGTCACAATAAGAGAACAACAGACATACGGGGCATCCACTCGTCCTGTGACGCTGGCAGAGTAGGGGTGTATGTGGACTGGGCTGCTGGtgttctgtccttctacagagtCTCCTCTGACACACTGACCCACCTCCACACCTTCAACACCACATTCACTGATCCCCTCTATCCTGTACTCAGGTTTAAGTTAAGCTCTGGATCTGGTTCTTCAGTGTCTCTGTGTAAGTTTGAGGAGGAAGAACCAGCTCCAGTGTAG
- the LOC119502341 gene encoding NLR family CARD domain-containing protein 3-like isoform X1: MDLCEEKEDDVQPSKVSLSVEHGSQTKAKSPVQQERPDSPVPSGVSMKSDHSIAEPLTFRDRNPSTEQRVQQERPDSPVPSGVSMKSDHSIAEPLTFRDGNHSTEQRVQQERPDSPVPSGVSMKSDHSIAEPLTFRDGNHYTEQRVHQERSEVTISHSDHEHNEADLASIFMLLEENIITFVKTELKKFQGVLSPDYRECSERQRKDEEVVDGKEEEQRKSSRWALLKITLHFLRRMKQDELADSLQSRTVSEVSQKLKSNLKEKFQCLFEGIAKAGNPTLLNDIYTELYITEGGSGEVNDEHEIRQIETAFRKPSGPETMIKCKDIFQPLPGRDPQPIRTVLTKGVAGIGKTVLTHKFTLDWAEDKANQDIQFTFPFTFRELNVLKEKKYSLVELVHHFFTETKEAGICRFEEFQVVFIFDGLDECRLPLDFHNNEILTDVTESTSVDVLLTNLIRGKLLPSARLWITTRPAAANQIPPECVDMVTEVRGFTNPQKEEYFRKRFREEEQAGRIISHIKTSQSLHIMCHIPVFCWISASVLDHVLRAGENRELPKTLTEMYIHFLVVQSKVGNVKYRGGAETDPLWKTETSKIIMSLGKLAFEQLQKGNLIFYESDLTECGIDIRAASVYSGVFTQIFKEERGLYQDKVFSFVHLSIQEFLAALYVFVTFINTGVNLLSEQQSASCWSPLWDKSKVNPLYQSAVDKTIQSPNGHLDLFLRFLLGFSLEANQTLLQKLMTPSRGSLQNYQETVKYIKKKIRRNPCPERCINLFHCLNELNDHSLVGEIQQYLSSGSLSTDKLSPAQWSALVFILLSSEKDLDVFDLRKYSASEEGLLRLLPVVKSSRISCLRDCKLSERSCEALAHVLESKSSHLKELDLSNNDLQDSGVKLLSVGLRSPHCRLETLRLRGCNLSEKSSEALASISSQSSSLRELDLSNNDLQDSGVKLLSAGLASPQCRLKTLWLSGCQVTEEGCASLASALSINPSHLRELDLSYNHPGDSGVRLLSVGLEDPHWRLDTLLVDHGGRHRVKPLMYACELTLDPNTVNRRLSLSEDNRKVTEVKEAQPYLDHPERFHHWKQVLCRDGLTRRSYWEVEWKGWVNIGVAYKGIKRKGERDECCLGENDKSWGLFCSVTGYSVCHNKRTTDIRGIHSSCDAGRVGVYVDWAAGVLSFYRVSSDTLTHLHTFNTTFTDPLYPVLRFKLSSGSGSSVSLCKFEEEEPAPV; this comes from the exons ATGGATCTGTGTGAGGAGAAAGAGGACGATGTCCAACCTtctaaagtctctctctctgtggaacATGGCAGCCAGACCAAAGCCAAGAG CCCAGTCCAGCAGGAGAGACCAGACTCCCCTGTACCCAGCGGGGTGTCTATGAAGAGCGACCACTCCATTGCCGAACCCTTAACCTTTAGAGACAGAAATCCCTCTACAGAGCAGAG AGTCCAGCAGGAGAGACCAGACTCCCCTGTACCCAGTGGGGTGTCTATGAAGAGCGACCACTCCATTGCCGAACCCTTAACCTTTAGAGATGGAAATCACTCTACAGAGCAGAG AGTCCAGCAGGAGAGACCAGACTCCCCTGTACCCAGCGGGGTGTCTATGAAGAGCGACCACTCCATTGCCGAACCCTTAACCTTTAGAGATGGAAATCACTATACAGAACAGAG AGTCCACCAGGAGAGGTCCGAGGTTACCATCAGTCACTCTGACCATGAGCACAATGAAGCAGATCTGGCCTCCATATTTATG CTTCTGGAGGAAAACATCATCACTTTTGTGAAGACTGAGCTGAAGAAGTTCCAGGGAGTTCTTAGTCCAGATTACCGAGAGTGctcagagaggcagaggaaggaTGAGGAGGTGGTGGATGGTAAAGAGGAAGAACAGAGGAAGAGCAGCCGATGGGCCCTTCTGAAGATCACACTGCACTTCTTGAGGAGAATGAAGCAGGACGAGCTGGCTGACTCTCTGCAGAGCA GAACTGTTAGTGAAGTGTCGCAAAAACTCAAAAGTAACCTGAAAGAGAAGttccagtgtttgtttgaggGAATCGCTAAAGCAGGAAACCCCACACTCCTGAATGACATCTACAcagagctctacatcacagagggaggaagtggagaggtCAATGACGAACATGAGATCAGACAGATTGAAACAGCATTCAGGAAACCATCAGGACCAGAAACTATGATCAAATGTAAAGACATCTTCCAACCATTACCTGGCAGAGATCctcaaccaatcagaacagtgcTGACAAAGGGAGTGGCTGGCATCGGGAAAACAGTCCTAACACataagttcactctggactgggctgaAGACAAAGCCAACCAGGACATTCAGTTCACATTCCCATTCACTTTCAGAGAGCTGAATGTGCTGAAAGAGAAGAAGTACAGTTTGGTGGAACTTGTTCATCACTTCTTTACTGAAACCAAAGAAGCAGGAATCTGCAGGTTTGAAGAGTTCCAGGttgtgttcatctttgacggtcTGGATGAATGTCGACTTCCTCTGGACTTCCACAACAACGAGATCCTGACTGATGTAACAGAGTCCACCTCAGTGGATGTGCTGCTGACAAACCTCATCAGGGGGAAACTGCTTCCCTCTGCTCGCCTCTGGATAACCAcacgacctgcagcagccaatcagatccctcctgagtgtgttgacatggtgacagaggtcagagggttcACCAACccacagaaggaggagtacttcaggaagagattcagagaggaggagcaggccGGCAGAATCATCTCCCACATCAAGACATCACaaagcctccacatcatgtgccaCATCccggtcttctgctggatcTCTGCTTCAGTTCTAGACCATGTGTTGAGAGCAGGTGAGAATAGGGAGTtacccaagaccctgactgagatGTACATCCACTTCCTGGTAGTTCAGTCCAAAGTAGGGAATGTCAAGTATCGTGGAGGAGCTGAGACAGATCCACTCTGGAAGACCGAGACCAGCAAGATCATCATGTCTCTGGGAAAACTGGCTTTTGAGCAGCTGCAGAAAGGCAACCTGATCTTCTATGAGTCCGACCTGACAGAGTGTGGAATCGATATCAGAGCAGCCTCAGTCTACTCAGGAGTGTTCACACAGATctttaaagaggagagaggactgtACCAGGACAAGGTGTTCTCCTTTGTCCATCTCAGTATTCAGGAGTTTCTAGCTGCTCTGTATGTCTTTGTGACATTCATCAACACTGGTGTCAACCTGCTGTCAGAACAGCAATCAGCATCCTGCTGGTCTCCATTGTGGGACAAATCAAAGGTAAATCCGCTCTACCAAAGTGCTGTAGACAAGACCATACAGAGTCCAAATGGACATCTGGACTTGTTTCTTCGCTTCCTCCTGGGTTTCTCACTGGAGGCCAACCAGACCCTTTTGCAAAAACTGATGACACCCTCAAGAGGCAGTTTACAGAACTATCAGGAAACAGTCAAATACATCAAGAAGAAGATCAGGAGGAATCCATGTCCAGAGAGGTGCATCAACTTGTTCCACTGTCTGAATGAGCTCAATGACCATTCTCTAGTGGGGGAGATACAGCAGTACCTGAGTTCAGGAAGTCTCTCCACAGACAAACTCTCTCCGGCTCAGTGGTCAGCTCTGGTCTTCATCTTACTGTCATCAGAAAAAGACCTGGACGTGTTTGACTTGAGGAAGTACTCTGCTTCAGAGGAAGGTCTCCTGAGGCTGTTGCCCGTGGTCAAATCTTCGAGAATATCCTG CCTGAGAGACTGTAAGCTGTCAGAGAGAAGCTGTGAAGCTCTGGCCCATGTTCTTGAATCCAAGTCCTCCCATCTGaaagagctggacctgagtaacaatgacctgcaggattcaggagtgaagctgctgtctgttgGACTGcggagtccacactgtagactagAAACTCTACG GTTGAGAGGCTGTAACTTGTCAGAGAAAAGCTCTGAAGCTCTGGCCTCAATCAGCTCGCAGTCTTCcagtctgagagagctggacctgagtaacaacgacctgcaggattcaggagtgaagctgctgtctgctgggcTGGCGAGTCCTCAATGTAGACTGAAAACTCTATG GTTGTCAGGCTGTCAGGTCACAGAAGAAGGCTGTGcctctctggcctcagctctgagcatcaacccctcccatctgagagagctggacctgagctaCAATCATCCAGGAGACTCAGGGGTCAGGCTGCTCTCTGTTGGACTGGAGGATCCACACTGGAGACTGGACACTCTCCT TGTTGACCATGGTGGAAGGCATCGCGTGAAACCCCTCATGT ATGCCTGTGAACTCACGCTGGACCCAAACACAGTGAACAGGAGGCTCTCTTTGTCTGAGGACAACAGAAAGGTGACTGAGGTGAAAGAGGCTCAGCCTTACCTCGATCATCCAGAGAGGTTTCACCACTGGAAGCAGGTTCTGTGTAGAGATGGTCTGACTAGGCGCtcttactgggaggtggagtggaaAGGATGGGTTAATATAGGAGTGGCATACAAAGGAATCAAAAGGAAAGGAGAACGTGATGAGTGTTGTCTTGGCGAGAACGACAAGTCTTGGGGTCTCTTCTGTTCTGTTACCGGTTACTCCGTCTGTCACAATAAGAGAACAACAGACATACGGGGCATCCACTCGTCCTGTGACGCTGGCAGAGTAGGGGTGTATGTGGACTGGGCTGCTGGtgttctgtccttctacagagtCTCCTCTGACACACTGACCCACCTCCACACCTTCAACACCACATTCACTGATCCCCTCTATCCTGTACTCAGGTTTAAGTTAAGCTCTGGATCTGGTTCTTCAGTGTCTCTGTGTAAGTTTGAGGAGGAAGAACCAGCTCCAGTGTAG